The genomic stretch GCCCCAGCGTGGGGGTTCAAAATTGATGAAATGAAAAAAAGTATTTTAATGATCCTGTGCGCTGCCCTTGGTTTTGCGGGAAATGCACAGCAAAAAAATGCAAAAGCAATGAAAATGACACAACATATTGAACGAGCCGCACCGGATGTGCAAAAGGCGATCATGGCGCTGAACAATCAAGATGCAGAGGCTTGGTACGCACTTTTTTCCGATAATGCAACCTTTAGTGACGATGGTCGGGAGCTGGATTTTAAGGATTGGTGCGACAAACAGCTTTTTGGCCAATCGGAATGTGCCGTAATTCGAATCGATAAGGTGGAAAACAATGGCCTGCTCCTGTATTGTCTCTTTTATTCGGACAACTATGGTGAATTCAAGACCTATATGGAGTTTGAGCGAAACGATGATGCCTTCGATAGATTGGAGGTGGGCCAAGTCGAATATTAATGATAACCTTAACAAAGGACCGGAACTCCTTTATTTTCTTTTCAAGGTGTGTAGGTAACTTTAGCTATGTTCTTGGTGTGTATTGGACAAGGTCGACTAGTGCAAAAATAAATTAAATGAAAAATAAAGTATGCCATATTTTACTTATGGCCCTTGTATTAAACGCATGTACAACTATGGAAAATAATAACATCAAGGGAACATGGGAACTGGTTTCTGCCGATCTTGTGCTCGATAAGGATACGGTGCCCTTATTTGGTCAAAACCCCAGTGGATCTTTGATCTTTACAGAAGAGATGCGCTTTAGTGTGGTGCTGAACGATTTGGATGTCCCTAAATTCGGTACTGAGGACCGGAGCAAGGGGACCTGTGAGGAATTGCGGGCAGCTACGGCGGGAACATTGGCGTTGTACGGTACCTATACAGTGGATGCCCATGGTAATTTTGCTTCCCAGCATGTGATAGGCTCATCCTTTCCCAACTGAAATGGATTGGACCGGACCAGCGACGAACTTTCCCTGATCCGGGAAGAAAACCGGCTGGTCGAAAATTTACCACTTGGCAACGGAGCCATGGTTGTCATTGAATGGAGGTTGGTCAATTCTTGAAACGGATTTTGAAATATATTTGGACTTCTGGGGTTGCTTGAATTGAAAGTTGCTCC from Flagellimonas oceani encodes the following:
- a CDS encoding lipocalin-like domain-containing protein; this encodes MENNNIKGTWELVSADLVLDKDTVPLFGQNPSGSLIFTEEMRFSVVLNDLDVPKFGTEDRSKGTCEELRAATAGTLALYGTYTVDAHGNFASQHVIGSSFPN